The genomic interval CGGCCAGTGCGGCTATGTCGGCTGCGGCCAGGCGGCAGCCGCACTGGCCAAGGACGAGGCTCCGGTGACCCTGTGCCCCCCCGGCGGCAGGGCGGTGGCCGAGGCGCTGGCCAAGAAGCTGGGCGTCACCGCCGATCTCTCCGAGCACGAGGAAAAGGTGCCGCAATACGCGGTGGTGCGCGAGGAGTTCTGCGTCGGCTGCACGCTGTGCATCAAGGAATGCTCGGTGGACGCGATCGTCGGCGCCAACAAGCTGATGCACTCGGTGATCGTCGAAGCCTGTCATGGCTGCGGCAAATGCGTCAAGGTCTGCCCCACCGAGGCGATCGAAATGCGTAACGTAGCGGAAACGCTGGGCACCTGGCATTGGGCCAAGCCCGAAGCCGAACACGTGTTGCACTAGAGGTTGAAGATGAAGCTTTTCCCCATCCGCGGTGGCATCCATCCCGACTACCGCAAAGAGCAGACCAGCGAGAAGGCAATCGTCGCCCTGCCGCTGCCGGAGCTGCTCTACATCCCCTTGCAGCAGCACATCGGCGCACCGGCCGAGGCGCTGGTGCAAGCCGGCGACCTGGTCAGGAAAGGCCAGCTGATCGCGCGCAGCCAGGGCGGCATCTCTGCGCCCCAGCATGCCCCGACCTCGGGCCGCATCACGGCGGTGGCGGACATCCCCGCGCCGCACCCATCCGGCCTGCCGCAGCCCACCATCATCCTGGAACCGGACGGCAGGGAAGTATGGACCGACCTGCCCGAACCCATCGCCGACCCCCTCAACGCCGACCCGCAGACGATCCGCGAACGGGTTGCCCAGTCGGGCATCGTCGGCATGGGCGGCGCGGCCTTCCCCTCGGCGGTCAAGCTGGATCTCGGCACGCGCTACAAGCTTGAAATCCTCCTGCTCAACGGCGCCGAGTGCGAGCCCTACCTCACCTGCGACGACCGCGTGATGCGCGAGCACGCCGACGAGGTGATCGACGGCGCCCGCATCATGGCCCACACGCTGGGCGTAAAGAAGATCGTGATCGCCATCGAACAGAACAAGCCGCAGGCGCTCGCC from Sulfurimicrobium lacus carries:
- a CDS encoding RnfABCDGE type electron transport complex subunit B, with protein sequence MLIAVGSLTVMGIALGGILGAAARFLAVEENPLEEELKAMLPGSQCGQCGYVGCGQAAAALAKDEAPVTLCPPGGRAVAEALAKKLGVTADLSEHEEKVPQYAVVREEFCVGCTLCIKECSVDAIVGANKLMHSVIVEACHGCGKCVKVCPTEAIEMRNVAETLGTWHWAKPEAEHVLH